Proteins from a genomic interval of Candidatus Aminicenantes bacterium:
- a CDS encoding alkaline phosphatase family protein, protein MPRRRHKFFLAAAVLLALGLPLSAYIGPGAGFAFLSSFLVLFLTFILAIFSFLSWPFRLLWRLIRGGKAYKNSQVDQVVVVGLDGMAPELAEKWMAEGKLPNLAKLKTEGFYGRLQTTTPAISPVAWSSFMTGANPSKHNIYDFLSRDPRTYLPDLSSARIGPPKRTLKLGRYRVPLSKPVIQGLRRSVPFWKILGENGVFSTVLRVPLTFPAEKFKGHLLSGMCAPDLKGSQGTFAFYTSDPAKIGKREGGVFFPVEVRDGRVETFLSGPENTMLEKPVEIRLPMRIKLDRAKGEAALEVSGQKFKLEKGEFSPWIRLTFKAGLGIKIRGIARFLVSQIEPHFEMYVTPLNIDPEKPALPISHPLIYSVYLAKLLGSFITLGEANDTWALNEGALSERDFLTLTYANHMEWERMFFNAIAKTRRGFAMCVFETTDSLSHMFWRYLDKDHPALKAGPAEMSAQVMEDLFVRMDEMIGRVRAAMSPRSALFVMSDHGFKPFRRGVNLNTWLLRNGYLALKEGADGREEWFKGVDWSRTKAYALGLGGVYINQKGREAQGIVAPGTEAKALRLELQTKLTRLKDGEKGETAINRAFDRDEIYGGPYKDNAPDLIIGYNTGYRASWESVTGVVTPNVFSDNLKCWSGDHCIDPACVPGVLFSNLKLAAGSPSIMDVAPTVLELFGLPTPAHMDGQSLLAETKPAAPAKPLSKGKKPKK, encoded by the coding sequence ATGCCCCGCCGCCGCCATAAGTTCTTCCTGGCGGCCGCAGTCCTGCTGGCTCTGGGGCTCCCCCTCTCCGCCTATATCGGCCCCGGCGCCGGGTTCGCCTTCCTCTCGTCCTTCCTGGTCCTGTTTCTGACCTTCATCCTGGCGATCTTCTCTTTCCTGTCCTGGCCGTTCCGCCTTCTCTGGCGGCTTATCCGCGGCGGCAAGGCCTATAAAAACAGCCAAGTGGACCAGGTCGTGGTCGTCGGCCTGGACGGCATGGCCCCCGAGCTGGCGGAAAAATGGATGGCCGAGGGCAAGCTCCCCAATCTGGCCAAGCTGAAGACCGAGGGCTTCTACGGACGCCTCCAAACGACGACGCCGGCCATCTCGCCGGTGGCCTGGTCGTCCTTCATGACCGGCGCCAACCCGTCCAAGCACAACATCTACGACTTTCTAAGCCGCGACCCGCGGACCTATCTGCCCGACCTCTCCTCGGCCCGCATCGGCCCGCCCAAGCGAACCCTCAAGCTGGGCCGGTATCGTGTGCCGCTCTCCAAGCCGGTCATCCAGGGCTTGCGCCGGAGCGTCCCGTTCTGGAAGATCCTGGGCGAGAACGGCGTCTTTTCTACCGTCCTCCGGGTACCGCTGACCTTTCCGGCCGAAAAATTCAAGGGGCACCTGCTGTCCGGCATGTGCGCCCCCGACCTCAAGGGCAGCCAGGGAACCTTCGCCTTCTACACCAGCGACCCGGCCAAGATCGGCAAGCGCGAAGGCGGCGTCTTCTTCCCGGTCGAAGTCCGCGACGGCCGGGTCGAGACATTCCTCTCCGGGCCCGAGAATACGATGCTCGAAAAGCCGGTCGAGATCCGCCTGCCGATGCGGATCAAGCTGGACCGGGCCAAGGGCGAAGCGGCGTTAGAGGTATCCGGGCAGAAGTTCAAGCTCGAGAAGGGCGAGTTCTCCCCTTGGATCCGGCTGACCTTCAAGGCCGGGCTGGGGATCAAGATCCGGGGCATCGCCCGCTTCCTCGTCTCCCAGATCGAGCCCCACTTCGAGATGTACGTAACCCCGCTAAACATCGACCCCGAGAAGCCGGCCCTGCCGATCTCCCATCCGCTCATCTACTCGGTCTATCTGGCCAAGCTCCTGGGGAGCTTTATCACCCTGGGCGAAGCCAACGACACTTGGGCCCTCAACGAGGGCGCCCTGTCCGAGCGCGACTTCCTCACCCTGACCTACGCCAACCACATGGAATGGGAGCGGATGTTCTTCAACGCCATCGCCAAGACCCGGCGCGGCTTCGCCATGTGCGTCTTCGAGACGACCGACAGCCTGTCCCACATGTTCTGGCGCTACCTCGACAAAGACCACCCCGCCCTCAAGGCCGGCCCGGCCGAGATGAGCGCCCAGGTCATGGAAGATCTCTTCGTCCGGATGGATGAGATGATCGGCCGGGTCCGGGCGGCCATGAGCCCGCGAAGCGCCCTGTTCGTCATGTCCGACCACGGCTTCAAGCCCTTCCGCCGCGGCGTCAACCTCAACACCTGGCTGCTTCGGAACGGCTACCTGGCTCTAAAGGAAGGCGCCGACGGGCGGGAGGAATGGTTCAAGGGCGTGGATTGGTCGCGGACCAAAGCCTACGCCCTCGGCCTGGGCGGAGTCTACATCAACCAGAAAGGCCGCGAGGCCCAGGGCATCGTGGCCCCGGGTACTGAGGCCAAGGCCCTGCGGCTCGAGCTGCAAACCAAGCTGACCCGGCTTAAAGACGGCGAAAAAGGCGAAACCGCGATCAACCGCGCTTTCGACCGGGACGAGATCTACGGCGGTCCTTACAAAGACAACGCGCCCGACCTCATCATCGGCTATAACACGGGTTACCGGGCCTCCTGGGAATCGGTGACGGGTGTCGTCACCCCCAATGTCTTCTCCGACAACCTCAAGTGCTGGAGCGGCGACCACTGCATCGATCCGGCCTGCGTGCCGGGAGTCCTGTTCTCAAACCTCAAGCTTGCGGCGGGCTCGCCGTCGATCATGGACGTGGCCCCGACCGTGCTGGAGCTTTTCGGCCTGCCCACTCCGGCCCACATGGACGGCCAGTCCCTCCTGGCCGAGACAAAACCGGCCGCCCCCGCCAAGCCGCTCTCTAAGGGCAAGAAGCCAAAGAAGTGA
- a CDS encoding alkaline phosphatase family protein: MAILKKKKENRVCVIGLDGVPHSLLLDLAKKGVMSTVGRIIDAGHLHQMKASLPEISAVSWTNFMTGTNSGTHGIFGFTDLKPKSYELRFPNYADVKAPVFWDELGKRGKRCVIINQPSTYPARPLNGVMISGFVAIDLGKAVFPPEIKVPLEQSGYQIDIDTLKARENHGFLWQELIKTMMGRQKALNMFWEEPWDYFEFVITGTDRLHHYLWPAVVNPDHPHHQNVLEYYRQIDRVINKIYSTFRKTPGDDENIFFLSDHGFCAIHQEVYLNAWLEKERFLKYAKNQPIGLEDISPKAVAFALDPNRIYLHYRERYPNGQVKLSEAKPIKEQIVHKLKKLEFQGRKVVREVYYAKDIYSGPLVGKGPDLIVVSEPGFDMKGSVKKKEIFGRTPGLHGMHTWDDAFFLSKSDFGASLAIQDTAKIIMDRF; encoded by the coding sequence ATGGCTATCCTAAAGAAAAAAAAGGAAAACCGGGTTTGTGTCATCGGTCTGGATGGGGTTCCGCATAGCCTCCTCCTCGACCTGGCCAAAAAAGGGGTAATGTCGACGGTCGGCCGGATCATCGATGCCGGCCACCTGCATCAGATGAAGGCCAGCCTGCCGGAAATCTCCGCCGTCAGTTGGACCAACTTCATGACGGGGACCAACTCGGGCACCCACGGAATCTTCGGCTTCACCGATCTGAAGCCGAAGTCGTACGAGCTGCGCTTCCCCAATTACGCCGACGTCAAGGCACCCGTCTTCTGGGACGAGCTGGGCAAGCGAGGCAAGAGGTGCGTCATCATCAACCAGCCTTCAACCTACCCGGCGCGCCCGCTCAACGGGGTCATGATTTCCGGGTTCGTGGCCATCGACTTGGGCAAGGCCGTCTTCCCGCCCGAGATCAAAGTCCCCTTGGAGCAGTCGGGCTATCAGATCGACATCGACACACTCAAAGCCCGCGAAAACCACGGCTTCCTCTGGCAGGAGCTGATCAAGACCATGATGGGCCGCCAGAAGGCCCTGAACATGTTCTGGGAAGAGCCTTGGGATTATTTCGAGTTCGTCATCACCGGGACGGACCGCCTGCATCACTACCTCTGGCCGGCCGTGGTCAATCCGGACCACCCCCACCACCAGAACGTCCTTGAGTATTACCGCCAAATCGACCGGGTCATCAACAAGATCTACAGCACGTTCCGCAAGACCCCGGGCGACGACGAAAACATTTTCTTCCTCTCCGATCACGGCTTCTGCGCCATCCACCAGGAGGTCTACCTGAACGCCTGGCTGGAGAAGGAGCGCTTCCTCAAGTACGCCAAGAACCAGCCGATCGGCCTGGAGGATATCTCGCCCAAAGCGGTCGCTTTCGCCCTCGACCCCAACCGCATCTACCTCCACTACCGCGAACGCTACCCCAACGGCCAGGTCAAGCTCAGCGAGGCCAAGCCGATCAAGGAGCAGATCGTCCATAAGCTTAAAAAGCTTGAATTCCAAGGCCGCAAGGTCGTCCGCGAAGTGTATTACGCCAAGGACATCTATTCCGGCCCCCTGGTCGGCAAAGGCCCCGATCTGATCGTCGTCTCCGAGCCCGGTTTCGACATGAAGGGCTCGGTCAAGAAGAAAGAGATCTTCGGCCGCACGCCCGGGCTGCACGGCATGCACACCTGGGACGATGCGTTTTTCTTGTCCAAATCGGACTTCGGCGCCTCGTTGGCCATCCAGGACACGGCCAAGATCATCATGGACCGATTCTGA
- a CDS encoding thioredoxin family protein: MELLNKDVREATKKRFEEMTGRVKIIHFTQEPSRLVLLNARQNQDCVFCKETKQLLQEVADLSDKIDFQVFDFKADKETAAAYGIERIPATIIMGDEDYGIRIFGIPSGYEYQTLIDDIVDVSLRLSGLSEATKQALKSVDRDIRIQVFVTPTCPYCGIAVRLAHQFAIESPRIKGEMIESTEFPELSDKYRVLGVPKTIVNETIQFEGAVPEEVFLENVLKALAPAEAK; the protein is encoded by the coding sequence ATGGAGCTTCTCAATAAAGACGTCCGCGAAGCGACAAAGAAACGATTCGAGGAAATGACCGGTCGGGTCAAGATCATCCATTTCACCCAAGAGCCGTCCCGACTCGTTCTGCTCAACGCCCGGCAAAACCAGGACTGCGTCTTCTGCAAGGAGACCAAACAGCTTCTCCAAGAGGTCGCAGACCTGTCGGACAAGATCGATTTCCAGGTCTTCGACTTCAAGGCGGACAAGGAGACGGCAGCCGCCTACGGCATCGAACGGATCCCGGCCACCATCATCATGGGCGATGAAGATTACGGCATTCGCATCTTCGGCATCCCCTCGGGTTACGAATATCAAACCCTGATCGACGACATCGTCGACGTCTCGCTCCGCCTATCCGGCCTCTCTGAAGCGACCAAACAGGCCCTCAAATCGGTCGACAGGGATATCCGGATCCAAGTTTTCGTCACTCCGACCTGCCCCTACTGCGGGATTGCGGTCCGGCTGGCCCACCAGTTCGCCATCGAATCGCCGCGGATCAAGGGCGAGATGATCGAATCGACCGAGTTCCCTGAGCTGTCGGACAAATATAGGGTCCTCGGCGTTCCGAAAACCATCGTCAACGAGACCATCCAGTTCGAGGGGGCAGTGCCCGAGGAAGTATTCCTTGAAAACGTCCTCAAAGCCCTGGCGCCCGCCGAGGCCAAATAG